A genomic window from Elaeis guineensis isolate ETL-2024a chromosome 3, EG11, whole genome shotgun sequence includes:
- the LOC105041319 gene encoding small ribosomal subunit protein uS13c — MAALSMAALPLSSSLSIVSRGGNPSASLPTSLSFPNPSTPPKHGGLTIRCVRVGGVEVPNNKRVEFSLQYIHGIGRSRSRQILCDLGMDNKITKDLTDEELISLRDEVSKYMIEGDLRRFNRLAIERLKEIRCYRGIRHEMGLPCRGQRTKNNCRTLKGKRVAVAGKKKAK; from the exons ATGGCGGCCTTATCCATGGCGGCACTCCCCCTCTCCTCATCCCTCTCCATCGTCAGCCGAGGAGGAAACCCTTCCGCGTCTCTCCCTACCTCTCTATCCTTCCCCAATCCCTCAACCCCTCCCAAG CACGGAGGCCTCACCATCCGTTGCGTTCGAGTTGGGGGCGTGGAGGTCCCCAACAACAAGAGGGTGGAGTTCTCCCTCCAGTACATCCATGGCATCGGCCGCTCGAGGTCCCGCCAGATCCTCTGCGACCTCGGAATGGACAACAAGATCACCAAGGACCTCACCGACGAGGAGCTCATCTCTCTCCGTGATGAGGTCTCCAAGTATATGATCGAAGGAGACCTC AGACGTTTCAACAGGCTGGCTATTGAGAGGTTGAAGGAGATTAGGTGCTACCGGGGCATTCGGCACGAGATGGGGCTTCCCTGCAGAGGCCAGAGGACCAAGAACAACTGCCGCACGCTCAAGGGCAAGAGAGTCGCTGTTGCTGGCAAGAAGAAGGCCAAGTGA
- the LOC105041318 gene encoding serine/threonine-protein kinase MPS1: MERKADLPPPSGSSSQIRPIAGEANLNSSSSSSSSSSLSHSDFLRHVHAVFKRHRPLGSMQSNVSRASRVLVSQTEPSRSTASASSISGNRFGKTLSQTGAVVGATRTPNVASDQRKDSAAEMVTTPQGDSSLTPPSITGSITTLHDEHMNPFGLPKDNSELQVNQKESSLSVSSFHLGSLHASANDHLKKNQFASAGNSHASFQNGESYLDTQAATNDHDPKQQVLQNMEVSASSAKFGGSTLLEKRIEQSNNRCYVEPMTRSSVMGSSCATTMSVHSGPTFPVTRAPLAGQTAFPTQTSSSAIENLSGVPDHALPEGRGNAGKEADGLQNHKQGLNLGENLKQIGPSGDANCLQSHVPATNNPSSNVDLGPSQSSKVEKAPRKKKYDPDVFFKVNGKLYQKLGKIGSGGSSEVHKVISSDCTIYALKKIKLKGRDYPTAYGFCQEIEYLNRLKGKNNIIQLIDYEVTDKTLLQEVVNGSPIIKDGRIKDDEYIYMVLEYGEIDLAHMLSQKWKEMNKSGWKLDENWLRFYWQQMLEAVNTIHEERIVHSDLKPANFLLVRGLLKLIDFGIAKVILSDTTNIQRDAQVGTLNYMSPEAFMCNEHDANGNTIKCGRPSDIWSLGCILYQMVYGKTPFADYKTFWAKFKVVTDRNHEIIYEPVSNPWLIDLMRRCLAWDRNERWRIPQLLRHPFLVPPIPPELPPFHDHPSKLLMDRLEAYWNDPEVSKLRSELHEVLAKLEKGQKDRSTHVESNVS; the protein is encoded by the exons ATGGAAAGGAAGGCTGACCTTCCGCCTCCTTCGGGGTCGAGCAGCCAAATCCGTCCGATCGCCGGAGAGGCCAACCTCAActcttcctcctcctcatcctcctcctcctctctctcccacTCGGATTTCCTCCGCCATGTTCATGCCGTCTTCAAGCGCCACAGACCTCTCG GTTCAATGCAGTCTAACGTCTCCCGTGCGAGCCGTGTCTTGGTTTCACAAACAGAGCCTTCGAGGAGCACTGCTTCTGCCTCTTCCATAAGCGGAAACCGTTTCGGTAAGACTCTATCACAAACTGGAGCAGTTGTAGGAGCTACGAGGACGCCGAATGTGGCATCTGATCAGAGGAAGGACAGTGCGGCTGAAATGGTGACGACTCCTCAAGGGGATTCATCGCTTACTCCCCCATCAATTACCGGATCCATAACTACGTTGCATGATGAGCACATGAACCCATTTGGCTTGCCGAAGGACAATTCTGAACTCCAGGTCAACCAAAAAGAGTCATCTTTATCAGTTTCTTCCTTTCACTTGGGATCCCTGCATGCGTCGGCGAACGATCATTTGAAAAAGAACCAGTTTGCTTCAGCTGGCAATTCCCACGCATCTTTTCAGA ATGGGGAAAGCTATTTGGACACTCAGGCAGCCACAAATGATCATGATCCAAAGCAGCAGGTTCTTCAGAACATGGAAGTGTCTGCGAGCAGTGCGAAGTTTGGTGGGAGTACTTTGTTAGAGAAGAGGATTGAACAGAGTAATAATCGGTGTTATGTGGAGCCAATGACTCGATCTTCAGTTATGGGCTCTTCGTGTGCCACTACAATGTCAGTCCATTCTGGTCCGACCTTTCCTGTCACACGTGCCCCTTTGGCTGGGCAGACTGCCTTTCCAACACAAACGTCATCATCTGCTATAGAGAACTTGTCAGGTGTTCCGGACCATGCCCTTCCAGAGGGGCGAGGAAATGCCGGGAAGGAAGCTGATGGGCTTCAGAACCATAAGCAGGGTCTTAATTTGGGTGAAAATTTAAAGCAGATTGGGCCGTCTGGTGATGCCAACTGTTTGCAATCTCATGTTCCAGCAACAAATAACCCATCATCAAATGTGGATTTGGGGCCCTCTCAATCTAGCAAAGTAGAGAAGGCTCCTCGCAAAAAGAAGTATGACCCTGATGTATTTTTCAAAGTTAATGGAAAGCTCTATCAAAAGCTTGGTAAAATAGGTAGTGGAGGAAGTAGTGAGGTTCACAAAGTCATATCATCAGACTGTACGATATATGCTCTGAAAAAGATCAAACTCAAAGGCCGTGACTATCCAACTGCCTATGGATTTTGTCAAGAGATTGAGTATTTGAACAGGCTGAAAGGGAAGAACAACATTATTCAACTTATTGATTACGAG GTGACAGATAAAACTTTGCTCCAGGAAGTCGTGAATGGCTCGCCGATCATAAAGGATGGAAGGATCAAAGATGATGAATATATATACATGGTGCTTGAGTATGGAGAGATTGATTTGGCTCACATGCTTTCACAGAAGTGGAAGGAGATGAATAAGTCAGGTTGGAAACTGGATGAGAACTGGCTAAGGTTTTATTGGCAG CAAATGCTTGAAGCTGTAAATACGATACATGAGGAGCGTATCGTGCACTCTGATTTGAAGCCTGCCAACTTTCTGTTAGTCAGAGGCTTATTGAAGCTTATTGACTTTGGCATTGCAAAAGTGATACTGAGCGACACGACTAACATCCAGCGTGATGCACAG GTGGGAACCCTAAACTACATGTCTCCAGAAGCATTCATGTGCAATGAGCATGATGCAAATGGGAATACTATTAAGTGTGGCCGCCCATCAGACATCTGGTCTCTTGGCTGCATTCTTTACCAGATGGTATATGGCAAGACACCATTTGCGGATTACAAGACCTTTTGGGCCAAGTTCAAAGTTGTTACAGATAGAAACCATGAGATCATATATGAACCAGTCTCCAATCCATGGCTTATTGATCTTATGCGGAGATGCCTTGCTTGGGATCGCAATGAGAGGTGGAGAATACCACAGCTTCTTCGACACCCATTTCTTGTTCCTCCAATTCCACCGGAGCTTCCTCCATTCCATGATCACCCCTCAAAATTGCTTATGGATCGGCTTGAAGCTTACTGGAATGATCCTGAAGTGTCTAAGCTACGGTCCGAGCTGCATGAAGTTTTAGCTAAGCTGGAGAAAGGACAGAAGGATCGAAGTACCCATGTAGAGTCAAATGTCTCTTGA